aaaaaaatatgaagtatttctttatttgtgaagccccaaTCAAACTCTAAAGTGCTCCACGTTCCTCATCTAGACGCAGGTTTGCAGATTATACTTGAATCATAGTTACGACTttgttctcataatattacaactttgtTCTCGTAATGGCCCTCATACTATTTCCAACATAGACACCCACTCTGTAAAAGATAACAAGACGCTTAGAAAAGCAAACAATTTTGTTAAATTTCTCTTCCAAATCCAAGGcgggtttgtgtttgtgaaactgCCTGATTCCAGAAAAATAAGATATGTAACTCATATGAAGCCTATGAGAGGAGCAGGGAGACACATTACTGAACTGagtttcaattaaaaaaaaaacaaattcaaatttgtAGTAATAAACATGCTCCAATTATCCCGGTAAAATGCTTCTGTGCTGATTGACAACGACAATTTCAAAGCAGATAGTGATTTCATTAACATAACATGGTACACAAAAGTAGTGAGTAGAGTCTATGCCTCACCCAATGCCaagtgtgagcaggtgtgaaaCCAGCATTGAGGGAACAAGGACGAGGAGAACATCGGAGGAGAAGAGTCTTCTCTTCATCACCTCTGTCTTCCTCACACTGAGGGAGCTCTGCTGCTTTGGCCGCTGAAACACAAACTCtctgcagaggaagagagaggagcgACGATGATGCAGAGGCAATAATAAGAGGTTTAGGGAGCggggagatggggggggggggaatacaGAGATAATGAAAACACTAGAGAGGAGACGGAGAGATGGAGCAGAGTTCTGTTAAGAACTCTGCCACCCGTCAAACTGATTAAGCGAGCatgggaaataaaaataaaaatgagaataactcatgtttaacattaaaacatgctgtcagtgaaatcacagcttttaatattttgtgtggTTTTGCAACAGTAACAAACTCATTTTACAACCTTTAAGCAAATGAGATAAAACACAGTGTGGTCCAGTCTAATCAACTTCCAttcctttgtttttccatttctatgATAAGCAAAGCTAATTTTCTCTGGCTACACACCCCGCCACGATATTTAACTTCTTGCAAAATTCTTAGCAagaaagaacttttttttttttttttttcgcctgGGCAAAGCATAAATTAAGGGTTGAGCTGGTCTTACTTTGGTGGCATGTTTTCAGGTCTACTGGACCAATCCCACACCCAGTCTGTGTCCACTCGCcgctccgcctcctcctgcaACATGACAACACAGATAAACAATCAGACGATGAGCAACAGTGGGAAACAATACAGTAAACCTGAGGATGATGATATTCACTGACAGCATGAGTTTTTGAACATACAGTTTTAGCAAGAAAAGGGGCTCTCTGAAAGAAATGTATTACTGACCATGATATGGCATCAGTCTGAAATCAACTGATATCAACGATGCAGTTGATGTTgaacataaataatgtttttaacccttagaacactactatgtttaaaaacgtacagtatatacaaacactataagaatgtgcaatatagagtgtctttcCTAGGCAatactttcattttcaccaactatataaacaaacctgagcaaaaagtactcaaaatgattgaatttgtggaatttgcaagtacgtcacagttcaaagttcactatTTTGTTGTCTATTTCGTGAAATCTGctcaattattgctactttatatcatgactaaaaatgcaatataaaattaatcataactttgactcaacaacacataagacgaaACCCcccccacattttttaaaagcctgaatatgtgacctataaacacacacgccctcaggatgtccatataaggagttgtgtattattcccatggcaatttccCATGGGttcacctgcggcacagattcATGCCAattgagcactaagggttaaagtctGTTATgattctgttgctgctgctcagagTAGACTCACTGTCATTTTATGAGTGCTTGTTTTGGAAACTTTTGGCAGCCGTACAGCACTCTACAATGTTTTGAATTAGTTGctgaaggtcagtgtttacataTATTAAATAATTCCCCCTCAAGTAAATCAAAAACAGCCAGTCTGGAAGGTTGCGAGGACATCCTTTAAGCTCTCACCAGTGACGACTTCAAATTCTAATGAATAAATCATTCACTATAGGATGTCAAATAAATGCTTCAGGACACTGTAGTTTACCTATCGTAAGCAAGTCATGGTCTCATGCAAGTTGATTTTCAATCTGtgcttaaaataaatgtaatgagtggctggttttaaagcaggaaGTCAGTAGATAACAATAGGCTGACACTGGTACCACTAAGCacaaaaaatgtcctttttagaaaaaaaatgaatattatatattattattgtatattctACTTTTACTGAGCATATTTACTTTTTCACCTACATCTGAGCTTATTATTTATATCAAATACTAATTAATTTTTAAAGATTGTAACCCTTTAAATGCATCCATGTTTTAACattgaaaaaactgaaaatatgaattattttcaatatactaTATGCAAAttagattgttttgttttgaatgataCTGGATACTGGGGATATGTCAGTGGTTAGCAGCAACACTTgtgacagtgccatctagtggacatATTTCCCCATACGCCGAATATGGCTTAAAATGGTCAGGTCTGAGGCCAAAGTCCAGATTGACACCcagatataataaaatgcatgCATTGTGAGTGTAACACTTGTTTGACATAGTGTATTTTAGCCTTACTGtaggagctgagctggaaataacaagatcaaataaaaacacacaatcttGCCAGAATTCACATCCCAAATGATCAAAAACGAGGAATGTAAACAGTCCCTAAAGGTtattaataatgacatttaaCACAATCCAGAAATGAAATACCTGTATAGTGACACAGTCACTGTCCTGATCACTGTTGGATCTTGGAGAATCAGTGGACCGTGGAGTCACCACCTGTGGAGGACTATGGCCAACAAACAGGCAGTTAAAATGTGGATTTTAAATCAAGAAGTAGACAGACTCCAACTGAGTTAGCCTCCATTgctatttaaacaaaaacagagagctgtacaaaaaaaaaatccactgacCATAAACCctcaaaatccaaacaaaccTGTCTTTATTCCTCTCGCTCTCAAGCTGCGCCTCCAGAAGGATCCTCTCCAGCTCCCCCTGCAGGGCAGAGGAGATGTTGTCCTGCTGCCCTGTCAGACTCTCCCTGCGGCTCACAGCTGCAATCAGCTCCTCCAGCTCAACCCAGGAGCCTGATGAGGAAGGAAACGATAATGATGCTCAGGCAGCGAGCGAGGAAGCAGAGCCCGGCAGGGTTTCATACACATGCATTAGACTGTAATGAGCCACAGACAAGATGTGCAGAGCAATGTAAACAAATCTATAGAGTGTTTACACTGAATCGCTTTTATTGAGCATGACATATATTTTGTTGTAATCTCTGCTCACTGCTGAGAGAGTAGATCTGTCACTGGAATCATAGTATGATGACAGGATGTTAAGTGATGAGAGCTCTAACTATGAAAACATCAGCTGAAATGTGTCATCTAATGAATCCAGACACATTGTAATTCACTTTCATTAAGTTTTGTTTTGCGTGTGTGAAGCGTTTCCTCTGGTTGTGTCGGTCATAACAatggaagattttttttaatcttttgaaTGTGAACAAAGATGCACTCAGATTTGTCTGAATGATCTCTTGTTTGCTTTTCTtgtaatgtttgtgtatttgttgcttttgtCTGATAAGATTTGTCTAGTGCAGATTTAGTTGCCACTTATGAACAGTTCttaatggtgtttttttgtgagagCACTTCAGTCACATTCAGGGATGTGGCTGCTTCTTTTGTGGACAGTGAGTGGACAGGTGTGTTCTGCGCTGACATATGTTGAGTCGTTAGTAAGCAGCACCACTAGGAGTGTCCTGCTGAGACATTGGACCTGGTcagtggtgtgcacagacatttttgaaaaggcAGGGGTGAAAATTAAAGGGGCACCTACTGGacttacattttatatttatgttttgaattttaatgtattttatagACTTATAGCAGAATCTTTGGCTCTGACCTTGTCTTATGTCTATTCACTGCCCGCAATTGTCAGAATGGTGTATGCAAGACAATTTTATGTGTAAACAGACAAGAAAGTATTatcatatcttatcttatgtatATAAAGTGTGACCTGGGGTCAAATGCAGCCCGGCCCTGTGGACTGAATGGAAGGACCtccacacatttttgtttaatcAATTTATATCACAGAGACGGGCATTTTTCTATGTAGCACTGAATATCATTTAGGACATAAGGACACTGTCATTTAGGAACAGTAAGGACCTTCATAATGACACCCTTTTTGATTGGAAGGACACCCATAGGAGACAAAGTTGCAAGGGCATCTTAAAGGGCACTGCATCACTTCTCTCCACTACAGTAGAGAGGCACTCCTTtggaaacaatacatttttaaatctatctatctttagAGGTCGCATATGAATGGAAGCCAGTCGGGCACTTGCTCATGTTTTGACCACTCTCGAGGGTACTTTAGCGTGTGTTTTGTGACTCAAGAGGGCCCTTTAGTGCGCATCGTTTTtcgtgtcccccccccccgtgcacTCCACTGGACCTGGTCGATGTTGAATAGCTGAACAATGCTTttatacagtacacacattaatagtctaatggtgagactgcagactttaacaaatggaggactcctccgcCCGCCCTTTCCTGTCTGGTGAAAAAGTTGGTGCAAGATCGTAAGCAAAGTCCTCGCCTGAAATACagataaaaggcttattctaaggatttttattttagagCCAATATACACAAGCATAGTCTTCACTTTCTGCttcaatgttacacactgtgcctttcaacaatccaaaaaaaatctgtttctcTTTTATCAATGACTTCTGAGACACACCCAAGTGTACGCATGAATGAGtggacacatgaatgaatgttcACTGGGAGCATGAGCAGGAGGagattcacacatgcacacatgtttgctggtctgtgtgtgtgtgtgtgtgtgtgtgtgtgtgtgtggcgttccCACAGGCAGCCAAACAACAGAGCAGGGCTAACTCAGGCTGAGCGGGCGCTCGCTTACATAAGACGTTATTTCAGTTAGAGATTAGCCATTCACCCTCTGCCTTCCTCTCCCCTTGTTTCTCTCTTGTCACGCTGCTGTCTGCAACCCTGTCGTCACCAGCAGCATTCACAGAACCTCAACACCTCATCTGCCCACCGCACTATCCCTTCCTTCTCGCGTGATCTGCGTAGTATTCACATGAACCTTTTTTTATGACACGATGTGAATTGCACCAACATTTGAAGGAGAGATAAAAACATGagtagacagagagagagagagagagtgcaggcGCGGCCTTAGCAGGGGAAACTATGCCATTGCCCGAGTTGTGTTTCTACAGAGGGGAGAGATGACATAACAACTGCCTTGTTGTTGCCTGACTTATCTATCTGCAGCACTAAATCAGCTTCTATGGTTCAATCCCGGACACATTGGCCTGTGCCACTGCTTTATCGGCTTTATGTGAGATGAACAAGAGCTGGATGATGTTAGAAGACATCAATGAACGGAAGAACAACAGATTAATGTTTGTTATGAGTGTAGAGACCACACACGAGTCGGAAAAGGGAgcaggttttgtgtttttgctgaacAGTGAATTGTCTGGTCGTTTTGAGAGACCACATGAGtgtctttatgtttttattgcctcgtgtttgtatttttcatcTTGTCTTACACTATGTAGGGCCCATTGAATACTGTATAACCCAAACAATGACATCAAaatataaacattgaaccaTTTTAAGAGTTTATTCTGCATCGCAGAGCGGTGATAAAGTTAAATGTATCATACACTGTAAACCTAACGTAAGTACATGAACTACACATAAATGTGATTAACCGcacgcaacacaaacacaaaccaacgTTGTTCTCACGATATATGAAGCAAAGCAGTGATTCAGTCATTAAGTTTGTAAGCACATTTTCCATTTGCagtaataaaaatgagaaaagatGGTACTGTATGTCAACAAAGACTAAATCAGAGCGAGTGCAACAGAGGCAAACGCTGGCCGCCCAATACATGAACATccaaacagttttatttaattgaaacTTGACCTGTGGTGATACCGTAATCCAGAGGTCTTAAATCGAGAGCGATTACACCCATGTGTGTTATATTTGTAGTCATTCATCCTGTCATCCATTCTGTGCAGTTTtggctataaaaaaaaataatgttctaTGAATAATTAGTAAGTTAAACTTGAAATTGGGGCAGAGTGAGTTATTTGTGTGTTGCaatatcaaatatcaatattAGCTTTGGCCTCAAAACACTATTGCCCACTATTGTTGACAATATAATGATAAAATGTTTGTTGCtttataaacagaaaaacaaacaaacaaactattaTTGGTACAATCCCTTAGTGTCCTTATATTCTTCCACATGTTTGACCCGGCATCCTCTGTGCCAAGCAATCTGCACACGCAACGATGACGCTATAACGGTCAGGAAATCTCCGCAGCTTAATCGGCTTACAGAGGTGCAAACAGGTGGCTCAAGGAATCCGTTTACACAATGACAGTGTccatggcaacaacaacaacaacaacaacaacaaaaacttccTCCTTCCCTCTGTAACATCCTGTCACACGTGCTGTGAGCCTGGTGTGTGCTGCTGACACTCATGTctgcactgacagacagactaTTAGAGTTAATGTTTTGGGATTAGGATTAGAGGTAGGCCAAATAATGTGTTGGACCAATTTCTGCCAGATATATATTCCATTCAATAAAATGTTCAGCATAATATTGTAGTATTTTATCAGATACACATtggcaaaaagaaaaacggCATCATAAATAGACCATCAGCTAAATTACAATGATGAGCCAATACAATACATGCATTGGCCTGAAATGGGTCAAATTCACTGGGTCATATATTGataaaaatgttccaaaaaaCCAAAAGGCATAAAAAGCAGCTCTAGCATtttaaagtcaaagtatagactgattatttttcctttatCAGCAGAACATATGTGTTGTGAGTCATTCTGTCACCTCTACCAATGACACATTAACATCTGTGTTAGAGTGAATAATATTTCACCACGTGGCTTCAAAGCAACTGGCTAAGATAAAAACAACGAGCTCGTCCACAATCCTACCGTCAGCACTCACCATAGAGTCCGTCCTCTGGCGTCTGTGAGCCGGACACAGACATGCTGAGTGGCCGTGGGCTGGACTGAGGCAGAGCACGGAGAGATGCTGACGTGGAGCGTGCAGgatgaacacgcacacacacacacacacacacacaggtgcaatGAACGCGCCTTTTGtttctcttgtgtttgttgttttatggtCTGAACGGGGCACCGGGCACTGACGCTGCGCTATAATCCGCCTCCCTTCTCCATCATCCCCGCCCTGCCGTTCCCACgtgtgaggaggaaagaggtaaacaaaacgagagagagagagagagggagggagagggggagagagctGAAAAGCCATGTTGACAAACAAGGTGCATGAGGCAACAGTGGCGAGGGTCATTTCATTGGAATTCTGACTGAATTATGGTGACCccatattctattctattctattctattctattctattctattctattaataATGTTCCAACACTGTGCCAGACACCAAAGTACATAACACCACATGgtttctcatctcatctcactgacattttatttatttattttttatttaaccaggaaaatcccatCACGATAAAGAACCTCTTTTTCGAGGGAGTCCTCGCCAAGATAGGCAGCAGCAAATACGAGACACTCCACAGTTGCACATTTTCCCAGTTAGAACACAAGCAGAAAAgtaatccagattaaatttacAAGCAAACATTTGCCAAACAAATCCAAAGGATGTGCAAATGTCACAtatgacacatttatgatgaGTATACTGTTGtcaaggtttttcttttttttttcctttttttaaattagccattgtttctttgtcttttcaattcaattcaactgtatttgtatagcaccaagtCACAACATTATTATCTCAAGGCAGTGTACATAATCAGGCAGAAACCTTGACAACATTATAcatgcagagagcagagaaacccaacagttcacacataACGAGCAAGCACTAGGCTTTTGTTctaaaattcaaattcaaaaatcaAGCGTCCTGTTGGAGGaggaagacagaaaacagacagacagaaaccaCTTCCACAAACATTATTTCCCTCAACAGCACAATATGTTGCACCTCAGTCCTATATAGTGAAACACTATTACGCACtagtgtgtactgtgtgtatacGGATGAAGTAATaatacaactactactgctttGTTACTACTCCTTCTTAAGCGAACCTCTGAATATATCAGAGTATATGTGACATCTTTCAACTTAATATGGTGCAGACAACTGCTCATCATGGGACACTTTTACTTGTATATAACAAATATGAGGGTAAGGGTCACAATTTACTCCTTGTCCCAAAGCAGCGActaaagagctgctggatgtacAACACTTattaaaaaattatttattttttaatgtgtgcacatttgCAATTTCACTTGATGAAATGGCCAATTATACAATGTAGCAATTTACCAGAAATTCTGTGAATGAAGTCATTAAGTCTTACACTCCGCAGCCTCCAACGTTTATTGAATTCCACTGTAATCGGccaattagattttttttccctcagcctGTTGAGCTTTGTGACCTCTTTAAAATCAAATATTGTCTCGCTCTGTGGAAGGAGATCGAGACGTTCTTTGCTTTCaaatgatatatatactgtatacacgtTGACCTTCCAATCGTCAGACATTTATACAAGCAGTCACTTCAGAAAAGATTACTctgctttattctccatttGCATTAAACTAATAGTtgatatgaataataatacatgGATTTAACCATTTGTTCATTTAACGTTTGTTTGCTTAATTGCTGAAGTGTCCGCGGGGCTTTTAGCCGTGGAAGGCGTGTGGTGATTTTATCTCGATGGTGTTAGATGAAAAGATTAGTACACATCAGTACCACTGTCACCTCATCTAATCCAGACGGCAAACACAAGTAAGCACTTTAAAATACTGATATTGTTTTCTTCTGAAAACTACGTTTGTCTCATCAGAAACTCGAGCGGATGAAGGTCACCTCACACCCATGCCGCATTATGAGGCATGTTATTTCTGAGCTCATCTGTAGCTACAGTATAATAAACCAGCACTGAAGGCTATTCTACTGACAGTGCAGCCATTATTTTACTAAATTATGGGCAGTAAATCATGCGAGGTACCGGGACATGACGCAAATACAGGCTACCTGATTTATCTGAactttcagttcagttctttgTCACGCAAGGATTTATATTACAATTAGGCTAAATGTAcataattttggtttgtaaCAACCTTGAACAGACCCTCTTACAAGATGGATAAGGAATGATTCAAGTCAGGCACCGTAAATTCTATatgctgcatttaaaaaaaaaaagtcattaccaaaagaaaaaataactccaccaccaccacccctttctaccaccaccaccaccacccatcTCCACCTCGGTGAGGagagagcagacagagagacactaaACATATTTCTCGAGTAGTTTTCTTGGCGTTTATGATCTAAAGATCAAACACAAGCTGcttgaaataaatacagacctgAACTGAGCAGAGTGTGgcttctgcagtgagtgacagagatgcttcctcacacactcactcactttcatGCTGCAGGCAGCTCTGTGACACaaacgcatgcacgcacacacacacacaggctgtctTCTGCAGTCAGCATTAGAACACTTCTAATgggtgctttttgtttttttcatccataTTCCAATCATTTGCAGTTGTCTCGCTTTAGCATTCGTGCTCCCGTCATAAGTATAAAGTATGTTTTGTCGTGTTTTGCAGTGTGTGAACGTCGTCGGGCAACTTAAAAACACCCACCAACGACTCagagaaaaacaggaagagTCATATGGAGTTGATCGGCTTAATTATGGGCAGCAGCTTTAACCAAATTATACAACGTTTGCAAGATTTAACATTTCTAGTTCAGAGATGGCCTATTCTCGGGatgggatgggaatcagtatcgctccaatactggtcaaaatcactggattcggataatcagataaaaatgtaaaatccgatacaatccaaagaTCCGATACCTCATGCGTCActttgcacagactgtaaaaatgtaaataagaatcagcaacagcattttagctgagtcatgtttgggctttttgggagaacaatatttgtttcccagctggagaattatgtctctgaaatgactcagcacaagttcataaatggtctaaaatgactacCATCACTATCTAGTTTGTGATAATGGTATCGGTATCAGAcagaaaaaagtggtatcgttcCATCTCTAGTTCTGAAGCCAGAATATTTAGTGTAGtttctgttttaatgtgtgaTATGAGTGCACAAGCAGTCGTGTTTACTGCAGTGACATTATAGCTCCACATTGTTGTCAGTGTAGGCTTAGATGGGAGTAATTGCCAAACTCtagaaaatatcaaaaataactccatttttttaatctccgTCAAGctgtaagtatatatatatatatatatatatatatatatatatatatatatatatatatatatataggctgCAGAACAGCTTTTGATGTGTGCTTAGAAAACATCAAATATAACAGACCAGAGCAGATCAGGATTCTTCATGGTTACTCCGGTATCACCTTAGCAGCAGGGTATACCTGGAGAACATGTGAGACCTCTGTGCTTTATTTAAACAGCTTTAAATGAAATTAGGTCAAGAATGTGCCTCACATGTTTCTGTTTGCATCTGTACCAAAGGAActctgtggctgtggctgatGATTCACTTATTCCTGTAATTCCCTTAAGATGCTTGGCATCAGTGCCATCAGTGTGCTGCTGCGTTTCATTCATGCACCCCGGAGCAAACGCAAACAGCACACTGGAGGATGCTCACACTTTTGCTCGTGTGCAAATCCAGTGCCGTGGATGGCGatgtacacaaataaacacattatggAATGTTATTCTTGAACCTAGGAAAACAGATAtaattaggcaaattggacactttaaattgaccgtaggtgtgagtgtgagagtggacggttgtctCGATGTGTCCCTGtggtggactggtgacctgtccagggtgtgacaccGCCCATCGCCCTATTAGCACAACacaccccgcgaccctcatgtggaggataaagcggaagaagatggatggatggatggatggatggatggatggatatatctTTTTTGGAAGGGCATTTTAATGCAACACTTCAAGAACAACATCACCACCTGGTGGATAGAGCTGCCATAATGTATGACCTAAGGCAGGTTTATTTACAGACATCAAAATTTAAAGTATCATATGCAATACAGTTCACGGTAAAgacacagctgtttttttttggatccTCTCAGACTTAGGTTAAGTAGACAGGAGGATGGAGCATAAGGGATTGATGTAAGGTATTCTTAAAGTCTTGAAGTGTGAGCAGCGGCCAGAAACCGCTCTACTTTTAACAGTTGATCCTATTACCAATTTATTATGTTGCCAGGCAGCATGTCTCCTTCTGACCCACAGCCTTGTTTCTATACAAGAGGACGGGCACAGGAAGTCACTGTTCGGTCGAGAAACAAAGAAGGGAAGTTCCCTCATCCATCAAATGAAACTTATAATCTTTGACAATGTCCTGGGTCCGGCTCAGATCAAAGAGGGAGATGCTAGCTGTACTCAGGTCCAGCAAATGGCGGCCCACCTTGTTCATCCATCATGCTTGAAAGCGAGatagcaaaaataacaaaaaccttTTCAGGTAATGACCGTGGTTAGAACTCACCATTAGACACGTCCGCTACCTTACAACCTTGTTTCAGGCTATGATTGATTACGCGGTCTGCGTGTACATTAAAGAATCTGCTTAAGATTCACGAGCCGCTCAGACATGGAGGCTGATTAATGAGAGCCGGTGAAACTCGCGGTGTTTCACCGGTCACTGTGTTGGCAGACATGATCTGATTGGTTATGTGCAATGAGCCTCTGAATAACTTTGACAGCTACAGTTGGGCTTACACAGAGAGGATGGCGACAGACTCATAAAGGCAACATGAAGCCAGGACCAGAGAGAGGGGGACAAAGACATGCTCATTGATGTGGTGTTTAGCAGGTTTGATTATTGTAGGCTACTTTTGTTGGTTAGTTTAGCCTAGTTTTGTCATGGTAGGCATTTTACCTGAACATTTGTTAATGGTTACTGTGCAAATGCAGCTGAGGCAAATCAACTACATCAGTCATGCAAGTATTTGGTCATTAAATAAAGtatgttttcctgggctctacgaagcggatcggcacttccttaatttgatgtcgtcatcagaaatcctcaccactcctctcaccaccgtagcgtctcctggtgcggcactagttcgggcacatccggttgcatacattcaaccgcagaagaagaaaaactactcttgttgtagctgctgagatgcagagcatccaccgtgccagagggggtggcagtgtatctgagagctggcctatctattacgtcacttccaggtacctggccaatcacaggacagtgggaaagctctcgttggctggccaatcacaacacagtccacgttctgggggtgtggttttggtctgaaacagcgcggctgacgagagcgtcagtgaggagatattttgatcggctcgtttgcagcgattaggaggattttaaccataaaaacaagttaatatatgtaagtagacctccataactaacatatatgtgtgatacaagcattctatgtcacctttaaagttTAACCTTAAAGACCCTATAAAGTGATACAATTCTCTTCTATAGGTATTAAATGtcctgttcaacaaacatgtagatAAGCGACTCTTACCTGTTTACCTGGTTATGCTGTATCAGGcactttgttttccattactatcgTAATGTTAGGATTTACTGCATGACTGGAGACTGGAGTGACTGACACTCAAAATATGGCAAAAGCAGCTTTTGGCATTGCtttcgctaaatacaccagactccttttttaaatattgagatttggGACATTGCGTTGCTTAATTTTTGCAGAtgaatgcatgttttctttgtagctgatctacagtttggcattgtacAGATTGTTCggatgtcgcgctcatgactcttccagtgacaatgctctctgaccaatctgtggccggcagtctgtggATGTCACATTTTTTGCAACCTTGGAGCCTtgacagagcaggtactaaaaaaaaaagcaccaggcaCTATCCCTCAGTAGAGTAGAGTCGAGGGTAGTATTTGTGTGTACACCTGCAGCCCAAGAATCAGAAAAATAAtgatcctgtcaaactgctgaatgatcGGGtgttttgagcagtagaattcccTTCTGGAACTCTTTGTGggaactt
This Solea solea chromosome 19, fSolSol10.1, whole genome shotgun sequence DNA region includes the following protein-coding sequences:
- the zgc:73226 gene encoding BCL2/adenovirus E1B 19 kDa protein-interacting protein 3; translated protein: MSVSGSQTPEDGLYGSWVELEELIAAVSRRESLTGQQDNISSALQGELERILLEAQLESERNKDSPPQVVTPRSTDSPRSNSDQDSDCVTIQEEAERRVDTDWVWDWSSRPENMPPKEFVFQRPKQQSSLSVRKTEVMKRRLFSSDVLLVLVPSMLVSHLLTLGIGIYIGKRLAASTTSTL